A single Montipora foliosa isolate CH-2021 chromosome 7, ASM3666993v2, whole genome shotgun sequence DNA region contains:
- the LOC138011183 gene encoding neuronal cell adhesion molecule-like yields the protein MPVLLHSTLQLKCIERGDPEPNVTWTNNGTQLSNNNTFVITNVTFKDAAQYGCVAMNRAGNISGNIWIDVVAYPVVDVYPRNQTVPEGKTIKISCRAEGVPRPKLSWKFDEGELPPTAVIMNTSDRSLLQLPNTTKRMEGRYKCKATNKAGEEHSTSTLHVLEKPTVVISGESDQRKLEGDKLTLTCKTKDPTSQIRWTINTEFRGKKANITKNGDRSILIIESVKVSDSGEYMCEANNAAGSASSSVAVKVIEKPNVKISGESTRRLEGDKLILTCRATHQTSKIRWTINTASGGKMANITKNGDRSILIIESVKVSDSGEYKCEDNNTAGYASSSVDVEVKALQVNVLAAKAAIEWYYIVGPVSAVAVAAFIAWYHCKRRTRGSSEQINDMSAECVRSACKL from the exons ATGCCCGTGTTGTTGCATtctacattacaattaaaatgTATTGAGAGAGGAGACCCAGAACCAAACGTGACCTGGACTAACAATGGAACGCAATTGTCCAATAACAACACTTTTGTCATCACTAATGTGACTTTCAAAGATGCCGCCCAATATGGATGTGTTGCAATGAACAGGGCAGGAAATATAAGCGGCAACATTTGGATTGACGTAGTAG CCTATCCTGTGGTTGATGTCTATCCAAGAAACCAAACCGTTCCTGAAGGAAAAACAATCAAAATCAGTTGCAGGGCCGAAGGAGTGCCACGTCCAAAATTATCCTGGAAATTTGATGAGGGAGAGCTTCCCCCAACTGCAGTCATTATGAATACTTCGGACAGATCTCTACTCCAGTTACCAAATACTACAAAAAGGATGGAGGGAAGGTATAAGTGTAAGGCTACAAACAAGGCCGGTGAAGAACATTCCACGTCTACTCTTCATGTGTTAG AAAAGCCGACTGTCGTGATCTCTGGAGAGTCCGACCAAAGGAAACTGGAAGGTGACAAGCTTACTCTGACTTGCAAGACCAAAGACCCAACATCACAAATAAGATGGACAATAAACACTGAGTTTAGGGGTAAAAAAGCTAACATTACTAAGAATGGGGACAGGAGTATCCTCATTATCGAGAGTGTCAAGGTTTCTGACAGTGGTGAATATATGTGCGAAGCCAACAATGCAGCAGGCTCTGCATCCTCGTCTGTTGCTGTAAAAGTTATAG AAAAGCCGAATGTCAAGATTTCTGGAGAGTCCACCCGAAGACTGGAGGGTGACAAACTTATTCTGACTTGCCGAGCCACACACCAAACATCGAAAATAAGATGGacaataaacactgcttctgggGGTAAAATGGCTAACATTACTAAGAATGGGGACAGGAGCATCCTCATTATCGAGAGTGTCAAGGTTTCTGACAGTGGTGAATATAAGTGCGAAGACAACAATACAGCAGGCTATGCATCCTCCTCTGTTGATGTAGAAGTTAAAG CTTTGCAAGTAAATGTACTAGCTGCAAAAGCAG CTATAGAGTGGTACTATATTGTCGGCCCAGTATCTGCTGTTGCAGTAGCAGCATTCATCGCCTGGTACCATTGCAAACGACGCACAAGGG GATCTAGTGAACAGATCAATGACATGTCAGCAGAGTGTGTAAGAAGTGCATGTAAGCTTTAA